In Thermoplasmatales archaeon, the DNA window TGCAACTGGTGGATCATTTTTTGAATTTATTGTTATATTTACCCATGCTTCATTACTATCTGCTCCATCATTATCCTTTACTTTATATTTGAATGAATCTGAGCCATGATAATTTGCGTCTGGTAGGTATGTTACTGTTCCATTTGCATTTACTGTTACATTTCCATGAGATGCATTTTGGGTTATTGTTACACTGCTTGCATTTATTGTTCCATCTATATCATAGTCATTTTCCAATATGTTTATTATAACAGGTGTATCTTCATCTGTTGTGCAATAATCATTATTTGCAACTGGAGGATCATTTACTGGTGTTATAGTGATATAAACTGTTGAAATGTTGCTATAATCTTTTCCATCATATGCTTGATATGTGAAATTATCCTCGCCACTATAATTTGCATGAGGTGTATAAGTAAATGAGCCATCTGAATTTAGTGTTAATGTTCCATGAGATGGACCGTTTTCTAAAACAGCAGTTAAAGGATCATTATCGCCATCATAGTCATTTCCTAATACTCCAGGTGCATTTACAGTTAAAGTAGTATCTTCATCTGTGCTATAATAATCATCAATTGCAACTGGTGGTGAATTTTCTACATTAACATATGCACTATCTTCATCATAAACAATAATATAGCTTATATTTCCTTCAGCGGTTACATTTGCTAAATTTGTAAAATTTCCATTTCCGCTAACAGTAACATTAAAAGTAATATAAAACCATGTTGAATTTGAAAATGGCCCTGTCAAATTCCATGAAATATTATTTCCCCATTGAATTGGATCACTTAAGGGTGTATCATTCTTTTTAGCGGATCCATTTATATAACTAAATGAATTTGGTAATATATCTGTAATATTTATATAAGATAAATTCTCTGTCCCAGTGCTGATCACTGTTATATTAAAAGTAACTATATCTCCAGAACGAACATTAACAGATTCATCCCAATATGAATTATTCCATACAGTTTTACTTGCTGTTATGTTTGGATATCTTGGAGTAATTGGAGGAATACTTACATTTGCATAATTTGAGTTATAGTGATAACTTTTTCCCTTATTATCTTGAATTATTGCATTAATATCAGCAATACCGCTTCCAACCGCACGGAATCTGTAAATTACATAGTGATAATCTTCTGCAAAAGAGGAATTACTGGTATACACCTCATGAATAGTTGCTAGTGTATCATTACTCTCATTTTTTTTATGAACTGTAACATTAACTAATTCAATTATAGCGGGATCGTATTCTAATGGAAAACCACATTCATCTATATCCCTAGTGACATTATCCCATACATGACTTCAAATTCTTCCCCTATTGCAGGATTTGCATTTGAAATATAAACAAACTCCGAGCTGTCTTGACTCTGCTCTTGTAATCCCTCAACCCTTAAAGTTTGGCTTGCATTTGCGGGAGTTGCATTATCCGCTGTAACAGTTATTGTAAATGCTCTTGTATATCTCTCTTTACTTGTTATATTATCTCTTGTTATATTTACAACAAAGAAAACATCCTTACTGCTATTCGCTTCTATGATTCCAATATTTTTTGTTGTTCTTTCATTTCCATGTAGGTAAATATAAGTTGAATTATTTATTGAATTCCAGTTAAAATTTACAACAACATTTTTTGCATTAGAAGAGCCATTATTCCATATTCTTAATTGAACAACTGAACAATTCGGCCCTTGTGTAGCTGGCTTATTATTATCTATTCCTATAACATTCCATGAGACAATTGCCACCTCTAAAGTAGGGGTGTTTTGTCCTTCTATTATCCTTGGAATCAAAACTCCTCCCGCTATTATTATCGCTATCCCTATTATTCCCAATTTTTTGAGAGAATGCCCTCTCTCAGCTTTTTTCTCATTTTTCATTTTTTATCAGCCTCTATTTAAAAATGAATTGAACGGTATTTAAATCTTTCTACTGAATTAAAAAATTTTACTAAAAATTACGACTTTGCTATCAATTTGCTTATTTTATCGATTTCAAAAATTCATCCCACAGCGTATTTTTTGCAAAATCAGTGGAAGAATAATATTTTGAATAATATAAGGGCAATGGGAAATAAATTGAACCATTTCCATATAAAATTGAGGACAAATTAAAATTAATCTTGTTTGCAAATGAATAAAGCTCAATATATTGCGTATTTATTGCGCTTTCATTTCTTGCATCCCAGAAACTTGAATTTCTTACCGCATCAATAAAGCATTCAAATTGCTCCATAAATTCATCAAACATGCTCAAATTCCATATCCCGAGCTTTGGAGAAGCATAAGAATAATATCTCATATATTCCTCATAAATTATCCCGCAAAATTCCTCCACGCTTTCATCCCCACAAACCCTTCCAAAAATTGCCCCATGCGGCAAGCCCGTCGCAAGCACCGCCGAAGGACACGCAAGCATATATTCAGAGCAATTTCTCAGAGCAAATGCAACCTCTATGCATCCCATATGGCATGAAGAAAAAACTATTATGCTCATATTTTTATTCTCCAATACATTTTTAATTTCTCCTAACTCCAGCGTGTCAGAGCTACTTTTATCTAAGCATGTTCCCGCCCATCCATTTCCATGCCCCCAAAATTCAATCACATAATTTTTTGCTTTTAAATTTTCCTGAGCAAATGTTACAAATTCCTCCAAAATTGAAGCATCACCCATATTCAGCTCATTTTTTTCAATTATTGTTATAGAATTATTCATAATTATATAGAGAGCGGAATCATTGTTTAGTGAACCATCAAAAAGAATTGCAATTCCTACGCTATTGTTGATGGAAAGCAATTCATTTACCTCATTTACTGCATAATTATATAAATCATTATCCCCGCTAATATAAACCAGATAACCCCAATTGAGCAAGTATTCATGTTCTAAACTTTCATTATAAGTATCTTCAATTTCATCCTCATTGGTTTGATTCGATTCGATTAAATCATTGTTTTCATTTTCCTCATTTTGGTATTCATTCTCCTCGGTTTCATTTTCTCCCTCCCCGTTGCCATAATTGCTTTCTTGCGCACTTTCATTAAATTCTTCAGCTATGCTTTCGCTATCATTGCTTCCTCCTGATGCACTTTCATTTTGCTGGTTTTCCTCTTCTTCATTACCATCTATTTCATTTTCTTCACTTTCATTATATTCTTCATTTTCTCCCTCCCCGTTGCCATAATTGCTTTCTTGCGCACTTTCATTAAATTCTTCAGCTATGCTTTCGCTATCATTGCTTCCTCCTGATGCACTTTCATTTTGCTGGTTTTCCTCTTCTTCATTACCATCTATTTCATTTTCTTCACTTTCATTATATTCTTCATTTTCTCCCTCCCCGTTGCCATAATTGCTTTCTTGCGCACTTTCATTAAATTCTTCAGCTATGCTTTCGCTATCATTGCTTCCTCCTGATGCACTTTCATTTTGCTGGTTTTCCTCTTCTTCATTACCATCTATTTCATTTTCAATGCTTTCATTTCCTTGAATTGGCTCATTTTGATTTTCTGTATTCACTTCATTTTCTTCACTTTCATTATACTCCTCTATCCCTGCGCCATCATTTTCATTTTCCTCTTTAATCCCATTTTCATCTTGAACTGGCTTTTCTGGCAAATTATCAATATTTTTTATTGCATCAAAAAGCTTCGGGAAAATTAAATAAAAAAGGGAAAGAAATGAAGAGGGCAAGTGACGAGATAATTTTTCCTCAAGCGAAGATGATTTTACATAAATGCAAGTAGATGAGGAAACAATGCATATACAAACAAACATTGCCAATAATTTATTTAATTTCATATTGCTCACATTTTGCTAACAAAATGTAAATAAATTGCAATTATATAAATTTTTCCAAAACAATTATAAATTAGCAATGCATTAAAAACGAGATGAGGAAAAAAATAATGCTGATAATTGATGATGAAAAGGAAATACATGAATTGATTAAGGAATATCTATCTCCATTAAATATTGAGTTTTATTCTGCTTATAGTGGCGAGGAGGGTGTGAAAATGTACAATGAGTTGATGGCAAAGAATAAAAAACCTGATTTAGTAGTGATGGACTTAAATTTATCTGGATCAAGAAAGTTTGAAGATTTAATAAAGCAGATTGAAGGAAAAGAAATGGATGGAGTAAAAACAACAGAAGAGATATTGAAAATAGATAAAAATGCAAATGTTGTTGGATTTACCGCATTTGCCCATCTTGAATGGGGAAAGAGGTTGAAATCACTGGGAATAAAAAATGTTTTTGGAAGGGAAATAGGATTTGACGGATTTGCTAAAAAAATAAATGAACTCCTATCATGAAGAAGATCTTTTCTTATTCAAAGCTGATTCGGCTTCCTGGGCTTGGGGGGCTTGCAATTCCACCTGTGTTTGGAGCTATATCTGTTGGAGTTTATGATTTTTATTCTCTTGCCCTGCTTTTTATAATCGGGGCGGTTTCGGCAATATATGGTTTTGTTCTGAATGATTATGCGGATGTTGAGCTCGATAGTTTGGTGCCAGAGTTAAGAGGTAAGCCAATTGTCAGTGGAGAAATTTCAAGAAAAAATGCCATAGCGGTATGTTTCTTTTCAGTTCTAATTGCATTTCTTTCAATAACAATATTATGGAGGGGGAAAGTTATAGATGAGCTTAAATTTTCCGCATTTGTAAGCATTTTTCTTGCAGGTGTATTAGGGAGCATATATAATTTATATGGAAAGAAAATTGCTGGCTCCGATTTTTTTGTTGCAATTTCAATGTCTTTTGTATTTCTATTCGGTGCTTTATCTTTTGATAAACCAAATTTGCTGACATGGATAATTTTTATTCTTACTTTTGAGCAAACATTGCATATGAACGCAATTGAAGGAGGAATAAAAGATGCGGATCATGACTTTCTTATGGGTGTTAAAAACATTGCACTGACAAGCGGTTTAAAGGTAGAGAAAAATAAAATTTTCATTCCCATGTCATTTAAATTATTTGGCTTTTTACTCCGCCTCTCTTCAGCAATCTTAATTTTCATTCCTTTCATATATGGCCTAAATTATGATATATGGCAAATTTCCCTGCTTATTCTCCTAACCCTCTCTTTTCTTTACATTGAAATAAGATTTTTGAGCATAAAGGAATTTGATAGAGCAAAAATAAGAAAAATGATAAGCTCAGCAGCATTTATAAGATATGCGGTTGTTCCCATAATGCTTGTAAGCAAAATTGGCTTCCTTGGCATATTTCTCGCAATTTTCCCTATATCATGGTATATAGCATTTGTTCCTCTAACAGGCGTAAAGCCATTCCAGCCTGAAATGTAAAAGGGATGAAAATGAAGGCATGCATAATCGGCGCGGGCGTCGGCGGGCTCGCAACGGGCGCAATGCTTGCAGAAAATGGATGGGAGGTGGAGATTTATGAAAAGGAAAAGATAGCGGGCGGGAGGGCAATGTCCTTGAAATTGGGCGAGGAGTATTTTGAAATGCTGAAGAAATTTAATATTTCTGTTTTGGAAGTTTCTGGAGAATATGAGGAAAAAGAGCTGGATTTAGGTTTTCATTTAATTGGGGGTGGAAAGAAGGGTGGATGTGCAAGATTGCTGAAAAATTTAGGAATAGAAGTTGAATTTATTGGCTCAAAAATCGGTTTTATAGGAAAGGAAATAAATTATCCATTTTTAAGCGGGTATGATAAAATAAAGATGTTGCCAAGAATAATACAGCTCCTTACAACAAGGAAAAGCAAGATAGAGGAAATGAAAAAAAATTCAATGGAGGAGATGATCAAAAAATATGGGAAGGGGAAAATGAAAGATGTTCTTGAAATTTTCCCCCGTCTTGTAACAACTGTTAATGATTTGAGTAAAATTTCCGCGGGCGAATTTTTTTTTGCACAGCGTGAATTGCTTGGGGGTGAACCAGTTGTATATCCAAAAAATGGTTTGGGAGAAATATCAAAAAAGTTAAAGGAATATATAGAAGGGAAGGGAGGGAAAATATTTTTTGGGGAGAAAGTAGATGAAATTTTAATAGAGGATGGAATTGCAAATGGAATAAGAACTGGAGAAGAGGAAAAATATTATGATGCAATAATTTCAACAATTCCATTGCAAAAAATTTTTTCAATAGCAGATGAAAAGCATTTTCCAAAAGAATGGGCAAATTATATAAAAAATCTCAGGCCAACCGCAAGCCTTGTTTCATATCACGCGGTTGATTTCAATGGCTTAAAAAATAAATCATTTGTTTTTATTGAAAAAAATTGTGGGTTTGAAGGAAATGATGTTGTTGGAATGATTGATTTTAAGAAAGAGGGAATAATTCAATCTTATGCAATATGCTCACCAGAAGAAGCAAAAAGCAAAAAGAAGATGGAAGAATTGAGAAAAATAATTGAGAAAAATTTAGAAAAACTTATCCAGGGAAAGAAAATAAAATGGTATATTTATTCAGCGGTAAGATATTTAGATGGAGTTGCAAAGACAATTGATTGCATAAAGCCAAATGTTACCACACCATTGAAAAATTTATATGTTGGGGGAGATTATGTTAATTCAAAAGGAGTTGGAGTAAATTGTGCGGTTGATTCCGCGAACTTAATTTCTTCTATTCTTTTAGCATAACTTATTATTTCGGCATAACTTTTTCATTCTTTATCTTAATAATTTCCGCCTTCTCCATTACTTTAAGAATTTCTTTTATTGCTTCCTCCTCAATTAATATTTCTTCCTCTCCTTCTTCATCTTTCCTATATATTTCCATCATTTCTTCAACAATTTCATTAATACCAAACTTTTTCCCTTTCAATTTTCCTAATATTTCATCAACCAAGGTAAGCATAAAGAAGAGTTTTCCATATCTTGGTTTCTCTTCACATAATTTCTTTACCCTATCAATCTCATATAAAACGTCGAGCATATTTGCATAAACATCTGAGTTTTTAAAGACCTCTATTGTATATTCTTTTTTCAAACCCAATTTATCCGCTTCTTCATCACTTACATCAAAATATCTCCTTATGGAAAGATTATCCGCTATTTTTCCATACATTTTTCCTTCTCTGTGCTCTACTCCATTGTTTATCAAAAGGGTATGAATGTCTTTTATAATATCCAATTCTTTAAGCCATTGGAGAATATATTTATTAAAATTTTCCTCTCCTAATTTTTCAATAATTTCTTTCTGTTTTTCCTCTGTTTGCTCAGCAATCCATGGAATGATGCTAAGTCCATCAGGCATTTCCGCTATATTCAATGATTTTTTAATCTCTTCATATTTTTTCCTCTCTGGCAAGAATTTTTCAAGAAATATATTATCAAAATATTCTATTTCCATTCCTTCCTTAAAAATTTCTCTTGCAGCTTCAATCTTCTTTTCCACATCTAAAATCGCTTCTGCAATAATCCCTTCCTTATATTTCTCTTTCAGCTCTTTTATATCTCCTTCAACAAAATATTTTAACTCAATCGTTGCATCTAAATAATTCCTTATATCGCATCCAACACCCGCTCCCCTCAAATCTCCCATTACTTCATCAATCTCATCTTCAATAAATGTCCCAACATATACTCGCATGAAGAAAAACATCGCCAACTATTTTAATTTATCTATGCGGGGGGTGGGGATCGAACCCACGAAGGCCTTCGCCACAGGGTCCTAAGCCCTGCGCCTTTACCTCTTGGCTACCCCCGCAGGAGCTTAATTGCTATTGGTAAAAAATTTAATTCTTTAATAATCTTTGCTTTATCGGTGCTGAATGTCCTTATTGTGTATTTTTCCGCCTCCCATCCATTTTCCCTTATCTTCTGCAAAGCCTGCATTTTGTGTAATTTATAGTTTTCATAGTTACGATGCATTGAAATTGATACATATTCAAAATTTCTTGAGGCAAAGAATATTGTTGGATCATCAATAATTTTTTTAATTTCATCATTAGCAGGAGAATATTTTGGATCAAATATTAAATGACAAAATGAGAGAATTTTCAAATTCATTTTTGAGAAATCTGGAACAGCTATTAATTTTATCATTTCGTTAAAAAATTTTTTCTTCATTCTTCCAACTGTATGGCGAGTTATACCAACTTCTTCAGCAATTTCTTTAATTGATGTTTCTGGATTTTCAATAAATTTGCAAAATACCTCCACTTCCTTTTTGCTCAAGTTTGCTTTCTTTACTCTAAACAAATTTTCATCCTGAGATTTATCATTTATATCAAATAAATTGCTCAACAGGGGGGCAAAGGTAAAAAAGCGATAAATTCTGCTTATTTCAAATGGAAATATAACTTCTTTTGGATATTCCCTGTCAAGCAATCCAAGTTTTCCAAAGGTTCTTGCCCTTGTATCATTTATCTTTCCTATATCAGTATAATTTCTTGAAAAACTTATTGAAAATCCTTTATCTTCTTCACCCATGGAAAATACTATTTCTTCATAAGCCTCAATATTTTTTTCAGTTATCTCTATTCTCTTTTCAAGAGGGATTACTGGATTGAAATTTGTATGGGTTAAAACAAGCATTTCCGCCCCTAAATTCTGGAGCATTGGAACTGATAAAATCTTGTAATATCCCTCTTTCTTTAACCTTTTCCTAATGGCGGAAACTGTTGATTGTTTTAAAGAAATTTTTTCTGATAAAAGCTTGTCATTATAATTTGGAAATTTTACAATTCCATAAAGAACCTTTTTTTCATTATTTGTCAAATCCATGTATGAAAATGGATTAATGAATTAAAATATTTTTCCTAAAAATTTTCTCGACTTATGTATTTTCCTTTAACTTCCGGATACTTGCTTCTCTCATAATTCTCGCACCATTTCTGGTTTTACAAAATCCAGATTCGCTTTCTCCTCTTTAATATAGCAAAGATTCTTTAATCACAATTTTATTTAAACCATGATTTTAAATTTAACTCTTTATCAAAATATAATTTTGTAAATTTTTATTGAAAAAAAATTAACATTTTTGCAAAAATTTAAGCTTTTTTTTCTCGAGCTGGAAAAATATTTATATATCAAATTTTATATCGCAATAAAATGAAATACTGGACAAAAGAAGAGCTAAAACCACCTCATGGAAAGATTTACTTAATAAAGGATAGATGCAAGGGTTGTGGATTTTGTATTGAATTTTGCCCTAAAAAAGTGCTGGTTGAAAGCGAGGAATTCAATTCAAAAGGATATCACCCTCCAAAGCTCGATGAAAGCAGGGATAAATGCATTGCATGTGGTTTCTGCGCCCTTGTGTGTCCTGAATTTGCAATTTATATGGAGGAAGAGAATGAAAGCTAAATTTTACAGTGGAAATATTGCCTGTGCAGAAGGAGCATTGCGTGCGGGCTGCAGATTTTTTGCGGGCTATCCAATCACTCCTTCAACAGAAATTGCAGAGCACATGGCATTAAAGCTACCAAAAGTGGGAGGAATTTTCATCCAGATGGAGGACGAGATTGCATCAATAGCGGCGGTGCTCGGCGCCTCCTGGGGCGGGCTGAAGGCAATGACCGCCACAAGCGGGCCAGGCTTCAGCTTGATGCAGGAGAATATAGGGCTTGCTGCGATTACAGAAACACCTTGTGTGATTGTTGATGTGCAGAGAGCGGGACCGAGCACAGGAATGCCTACTCTTGTTGGACAAGGAGATGTGATGCAGGCAAGATGGGGGAGCCACGGGGATTATGAAGTAGTTGCTCTTTCTCCTTCTACACCCGAGGAATGCTTTTATATGACTATAAAGGCGTTTAATTTATCTGAAGAGTATAGATGCCCAGTTATCCTTTTGATGGATGAAAGTGTTGGGCATACAAGCGAAAAGATTATAATTGATGATGAAAAAATTGAGATTTTTGAAAGAAGAAAGCCAACAGATAAGCCATATTTCCCGTTTGATGAAAATGCTCCAATGGCATGCTGTGGAGGTGGATATAGGGTTCATGTAACTGGATTAACTCATGATAGGAAGGGTTATCCAATGGCTACTTCTCCAGAAGTTCAGGAATGGCTTGTAAGGAAAATATGCGATAAAATAAGAAATAATGAGGCAAGGATAAGGAGCATTGAAGAATTTTTGATGGATGATGCAAAGCTTGCGCTTGTTTCTTTTGGTGGCCCTGCAAGAAGTTGCAAATCCGCAGTAAAAAAAGCAAGGAATGAAGGATATAAAGTTGGATTGATAAGGCTTAAGACAATATGGCCATTCCCAGAGGAATATTTTGAAAAAATGAAGGATATGGATTTTTTGGTTGTTGAGGTTAATTACGGGCAGATAAAACTTGAAGTTGAGAGATGTGTAAGGAAAAAAGTTCATTTATTGCCAAAAATGGGAGGAGAAATACATAAGCCCGATGAAATATATGAAAAAATAAAGGAGGTTTACAATGATTGAAATAAAAGAGCATCCTTTGGATAAATATCTTCGTGCGGATAGAATACCTCATATATGGTGCCCCGGCTGTGGGCTAGGAAGCATTTTAAATTGCTTCCTTCATGCATTAAAAGAATGTAAAATTGATTTGGATAACCTTGCAATTGTATCTGGAATAGGTTGTACCGGCAGGGTTGCTGGCTATCTTAATGTTGATTCCTACCATACAACTCATGGAAGGGCGATACCTTTTGCAACAGGATTAAAGCTTGCAAATCCAAAAATAAAGGTAGTTGTATTCAGTGGAGATGGTGACTTATTTGCAATAGGAGGAAATCATTTCATACATGCTGCAAGAAGAAATGTTGATATCACAGTTATATGTGTAAATAATTACAATTATGGAATGACAGGCGGGCAACTAGGCCCAACCACTCCTATTGGAGCAAAAACAACAACCACTCCATATGGAAACTTTGAGCATCCTTTCAATCTTTGTAAGGTTGCAGCGGCGAGCGGGGCGGTTTATGTTGCGAGATGGACCGCATTGCATGTAAGGAGACTTAAAGAGAGTATGAAGGAAGCGCTTATGAAAAAAGGATTTTCGTTCGTTGAGGTTATTGCTTCTTGCCCAACAACATATGGAAGATATAATAAAATGCCAACTGGATTGGATACAATGAAATACTATAAAGAAAACTCCATTATAATGCATAGTATAGACCCAAATAAAACAGATATAGATGATAGGATAATTGTTGGAAAATTTGTTGACATAGAAAAACCAACATTTGATGAAATGCTAAAAAAGGTGGGCAAATGAGGAAAGAAATAAAATTTGGTGGATTTGGAGGGCAGGGAATTGTTTTAATGGGCAATATAACTGCAAAAGCGGCGGCAATATATGACAACAAATATGCAGTTTTTACTCCTTCATATGGGCCAGAAGCTAGAGGAGGGGCGGCGAGCTCAAATGTTGTAATAGATGATGAGGAAATTGATTATCCTTATGTCACAAAACCAGATATACTTGTTGTGATGAGTCAGGAGGCATATGAGAGATATGCTCCATTACTTAAAGAAGATGGCCTGCTTATAGTGGACGAAGATTTGGTAAAGCTGAAGAATGGGTGCGGGGCAATAAAAATACCAGCAACTAGAATTGCAGAATCTCTTGGAAAAAGAATTGTTGCAAATATAGTTATGCTTGGATTTTTTGCGGGTGTAACAAAAATTGTTTCATATGAAGCAATAAAAAAGGCGGTTCTTGAAACTGTGCCAGAAAAATTCCGTGAGCTAAATGAAAATGCTTTAATGAAGGGATATGAAAGAGGCATAGCATGGCAAAAAGAATAGGAGTATTTGTATGTCATTGCGGAGTTAATATAGCGGGCACAGTAGATGTTGCAAGAGTTGTTAGAGAAATAGCTAACTATCCAGGTGTTGTATTTGCGGTGGACTATCAATATATGTGCTCTGATCCAGGGCAGAATTTAATAAAAAAAGCAATTGAGGAAAAAAATTTGGATGGAGTTGTTGTTGCAGCATGCTCTCCATCAATGCATGAAGAAACTTTCAGAAATGTCTGCAAACAATATTTCAATGAATATAGATGTGAGATGGCAAATATAAGGGAGCATTGCTCATGGGTTCATGAAGGAGAGGAGGCAACAAACAAGGCAATAAAAATAATTAAAGCAATGATTGAAAAATTGAAGGAAAATGAGGATTTAGAACCAATTCTTGTGCCAGTTGAAAAGAAATGCCTTGTGATAGGCGGTGGCATCGCTGGCATACAGAGTGCTTTAGATATTGCGGATGCGGGCTATAATGTTATTTTAGTTGAAAAAGAGCCAAGCATAGGCGGGAGGATGGCCCAGCTGAGCGAAACTTTTCCGACACTTGACTGTTCGCAGTGTATTTTAACCCCAAAAATGGTGGCAGTTGCAAGGCATCCAAAAATAAAGCTACTCACATATTCAGAGGTTATTGATATAAGTGGATATGTTGGAAATTTTCATGTAAAAATACTGAAGAAACCGAGATATGTTGATGAAGATAAATGCACTGTTTGCGGGGATTGTGAAAAAGTCTGCCCTGTTATAGTTCCAAATGAATTTGAAATGGGAAGAAAGCCGAGAAAAGCAATTTATATACCATTTCCGCAAGCGGTTCCATCAACATACACGCTTGATATAAAAAATTGTCTCGGTTTAAATCCTCTTATATGTGGAAAATGCAAGGATAAATGCGAGGCAAAGGCAATTGATTATGATATGAAAGAGCAGATAATTGAGGAAGATGTTGGTGCAATTATTGTTGCAACTGGGTATGATCTTTATGATAAAAATAAATTGATTGAATATGGTTATGGAGAGGATGAAGATATAATCACAAGCATTGAATTTGAAAGAATGCTTTCCGCAAATGGCCCAACAAAAGGGGAAATAATAAAGCCAAGTAATGGAAGAGAGGCAAAGAAAGTTGTTTTTATTCAGTGCGCTGGCTCAAGGGATGAGCAACACATGCCATATTGCAGTTCAATCTGCTGCATGTATACCGCAAAGCATGCATTGCTTTATAAGCATCATGTTCCTGATGGAGATGCATATATATTTTACATAGATATAAGAGCTGGGGGTAAAGGATATGAAGAATTTGTTTCAAGAGTTATGAAGGAGGAGAGGATTAATTATATAAGAGGAAAGGTTGCAAAGATTTATAGGGAAGGAGATAAATTGGTTGTATGCGGGGTGGATACATTAACTGGAAGAAAAGTAGAAGTAAAGGCGGATTTAGTGGTTCTTGCTCTCGCAATCTTGGGAAAAAATGAAATAGCAAAAAAATTGAGGGTTGCAGTTGATGAAGGAGGATTTTTCAAGGAATCTCATCCAAAATTAAAACCTGTTGAATCATTATCTCGAGGAATATATTTTGCGGGCTGTTGCCAAAGCCCGAAGGACATACCCTCCGCGGTTGCGCAGGCGAGTGCATCAGCGAGCAAAGTCCTTGGCCTAATTTCCAGGGACAGGCTTGAAAAAGATCCTCTTATTGCTTTTGTTGATGAAAATTGCTCAGGATGTGGAATATGCATAAGTGTATGTCCATATGGAGCATTGGTTAA includes these proteins:
- a CDS encoding 2-oxoacid:acceptor oxidoreductase family protein; translated protein: MRKEIKFGGFGGQGIVLMGNITAKAAAIYDNKYAVFTPSYGPEARGGAASSNVVIDDEEIDYPYVTKPDILVVMSQEAYERYAPLLKEDGLLIVDEDLVKLKNGCGAIKIPATRIAESLGKRIVANIVMLGFFAGVTKIVSYEAIKKAVLETVPEKFRELNENALMKGYERGIAWQKE
- a CDS encoding CoB--CoM heterodisulfide reductase iron-sulfur subunit A family protein translates to MAKRIGVFVCHCGVNIAGTVDVARVVREIANYPGVVFAVDYQYMCSDPGQNLIKKAIEEKNLDGVVVAACSPSMHEETFRNVCKQYFNEYRCEMANIREHCSWVHEGEEATNKAIKIIKAMIEKLKENEDLEPILVPVEKKCLVIGGGIAGIQSALDIADAGYNVILVEKEPSIGGRMAQLSETFPTLDCSQCILTPKMVAVARHPKIKLLTYSEVIDISGYVGNFHVKILKKPRYVDEDKCTVCGDCEKVCPVIVPNEFEMGRKPRKAIYIPFPQAVPSTYTLDIKNCLGLNPLICGKCKDKCEAKAIDYDMKEQIIEEDVGAIIVATGYDLYDKNKLIEYGYGEDEDIITSIEFERMLSANGPTKGEIIKPSNGREAKKVVFIQCAGSRDEQHMPYCSSICCMYTAKHALLYKHHVPDGDAYIFYIDIRAGGKGYEEFVSRVMKEERINYIRGKVAKIYREGDKLVVCGVDTLTGRKVEVKADLVVLALAILGKNEIAKKLRVAVDEGGFFKESHPKLKPVESLSRGIYFAGCCQSPKDIPSAVAQASASASKVLGLISRDRLEKDPLIAFVDENCSGCGICISVCPYGALVKEGGKAKCIPALCEGCGTCSAACPSNNIEMKNYRDKQIEKMIEVII